One genomic segment of Verrucomicrobiia bacterium includes these proteins:
- a CDS encoding NAD(P)-binding domain-containing protein: protein MKIGILGSTCVGQSLGHGFVEHGHEVKIGTRHPEKTEVPNWLAEQPRASIGSFAEAAAFGELVVLATDWDETEEATKQSGPKSFSGKVILDLSNPLDSVTSKRWKRSEQPDSGGERLQRRLPDARVVGAFNPTGNAHIFHPNFEEGQPELFICGNDAAAKKEVAGLLADFGWPVVDLGPIEASRYLEPLAMGWVTHGLNGRCSRRFCARSHCAYLPFCLEANRSQGQTAQM, encoded by the coding sequence ATGAAAATCGGAATCCTCGGTTCCACCTGCGTGGGGCAATCCCTTGGACATGGTTTTGTCGAGCATGGACACGAAGTAAAAATCGGCACCCGCCATCCAGAAAAAACAGAAGTCCCCAACTGGCTGGCCGAACAGCCGCGCGCCTCCATCGGAAGTTTTGCCGAGGCGGCCGCTTTTGGCGAGCTCGTCGTTTTGGCCACGGACTGGGACGAAACAGAGGAGGCCACTAAACAATCCGGCCCCAAAAGTTTTTCCGGCAAGGTGATCCTTGACCTCTCTAATCCGCTCGATTCTGTCACCAGCAAACGTTGGAAGCGATCGGAACAACCCGATTCGGGCGGCGAGCGGCTACAGCGCCGGCTGCCGGACGCCCGGGTGGTCGGAGCCTTCAACCCGACCGGCAACGCACATATTTTCCATCCAAATTTTGAAGAGGGGCAGCCGGAGCTGTTTATCTGCGGCAACGACGCGGCGGCTAAAAAGGAAGTGGCCGGACTGTTGGCCGATTTCGGCTGGCCGGTCGTCGATTTGGGCCCTATCGAGGCCTCCCGCTATTTAGAGCCGTTGGCGATGGGCTGGGTCACCCATGGGCTCAACGGACGCTGCAGCCGGCGTTTTTGCGCCCGAAGCCACTGCGCCTATCTGCCCTTTTGCCTGGAAGCAAACCGTTCACAAGGACAAACAGCCCAAATGTAA